One window of the Novipirellula caenicola genome contains the following:
- a CDS encoding SHD1 domain-containing protein, with product MSGTSSATTKRTRPIAIAICMMSWVAGLGDANARSAFAQDAVYRPVVGESYLYGIEVRVVDVSGSRGPKSVLNQRCRLQFDVTQSDAAGWTATYYSVPFYGSKPWSRSSLQDLIESKRSRLARSPEEDIAVPPGLPPHATEMHKRMRLRSRLADQDFITKVDHYPGLFQFCEGQISVSPQGEITQIAGPGNMPLLLGQIAKVPLMRLPPAGSAEPSFSYKDTFEFKANFGNDDVRTTEASVLSVITPRKASGEGLVAFDREFEQAGGTTAGIKILLSGSGFGEFSTELSMPYRGNSDFKFEGAPYFDAPGPFSVRVGYHYLGEWRQAFFDNGFLPTDEALSAEVLPRLESQHQLAMQRQLVGRKPELDAETKQRADVSAPPPHDSLLQQTLSKVLARFAEKEKSEDAKEAKQAREVTLALKSLSTRWDTLRHLATLMPRTWSDASGSFKVDAVLVSHADDRVTLRRKDNGQTIRIPLNRLSETDIDFATTFGKPAE from the coding sequence ATGAGCGGAACATCATCCGCGACAACCAAACGCACGCGGCCCATTGCGATTGCGATATGCATGATGTCTTGGGTAGCCGGGTTAGGGGACGCGAACGCTCGCAGTGCGTTCGCTCAAGACGCAGTGTACCGACCGGTGGTGGGCGAAAGCTATCTGTACGGAATCGAAGTTCGTGTGGTGGACGTGTCCGGCAGCCGCGGCCCCAAATCGGTCTTGAACCAACGCTGTCGTCTGCAGTTCGATGTGACTCAATCGGACGCTGCCGGCTGGACGGCGACCTACTACAGCGTTCCCTTCTACGGATCGAAACCCTGGAGCAGATCGTCGCTACAGGACTTGATCGAATCAAAACGCTCGCGACTAGCTCGATCGCCCGAGGAAGACATCGCCGTGCCCCCCGGCTTGCCTCCACACGCCACAGAAATGCACAAGCGGATGCGACTGCGTAGTCGTCTTGCCGATCAAGACTTCATCACCAAAGTCGATCACTATCCGGGACTGTTTCAATTCTGCGAAGGCCAAATCTCGGTTTCGCCCCAGGGCGAAATCACCCAAATCGCAGGGCCAGGAAACATGCCGCTGCTGCTTGGACAGATCGCCAAGGTGCCGCTGATGCGACTTCCTCCGGCTGGTAGCGCCGAGCCTTCGTTCAGTTACAAGGACACGTTTGAGTTCAAAGCGAACTTTGGCAATGACGATGTTCGCACGACCGAGGCATCCGTGTTGTCAGTCATCACTCCGCGAAAAGCTAGCGGCGAGGGACTTGTCGCGTTTGACCGCGAGTTCGAGCAAGCCGGAGGCACCACGGCGGGAATCAAAATCCTGCTCTCGGGAAGCGGGTTTGGCGAATTTTCGACCGAGCTGTCGATGCCCTATCGCGGTAACAGCGATTTCAAGTTCGAAGGAGCTCCGTATTTTGATGCCCCCGGTCCGTTTTCGGTCCGCGTTGGTTATCACTACCTAGGCGAATGGCGGCAAGCGTTTTTTGACAATGGATTCCTACCCACCGACGAAGCTTTGTCTGCCGAGGTGTTACCTCGACTCGAATCGCAACATCAATTGGCGATGCAGCGGCAATTGGTCGGCCGAAAGCCGGAACTCGACGCCGAAACCAAACAGCGAGCCGACGTGTCCGCTCCGCCGCCGCACGATTCGCTGCTTCAGCAAACGCTCAGCAAAGTCCTGGCTCGCTTTGCCGAGAAAGAAAAATCAGAGGATGCCAAAGAGGCCAAACAGGCTCGCGAGGTCACCTTGGCCCTAAAGAGTCTCTCGACTCGCTGGGACACGCTGCGTCATCTGGCAACCCTGATGCCAAGAACCTGGAGCGATGCGAGCGGCAGTTTTAAGGTCGACGCCGTGCTGGTCAGTCACGCCGATGACCGAGTCACGCTGCGACGCAAGGACAACGGGCAAACGATCAGGATCCCGCTGAATCGACTGAGCGAAACCGACATCGACTTCGCCACCACCTTCGGCAAACCCGCCGAATGA
- a CDS encoding DUF1570 domain-containing protein, producing the protein MRSCVHFFSNIAVHAAFICCAALFLSLNPCRADYTLYTLPGSDLSIMLEGSVTYNPGGTATHRHPRGSLYFNAKDIQVLKLPTTEAVFAKKLREATQSKDVDTMLETAKWALHNGLLDECKTLLSAAWKLDSSHAKIRKLAGLMYYLNRPVTNNSTIEASARELVGGKSMQLSRSKHFFLLHDGDNEKDPRTRKTRPEMRLELLEKVYESYFLTFAFEGLFLRPPTDPLAVVLFSQHADFMQMEKRLGMGLRQVAGFYLPKENISIFYDSGTTPMFQQLQKLNEMFDGMEKDIRRNRVQGGGELIRFANTIELLIDIERESEDISVVSHEAVHQLAGNTDLFPSDGVFVRWVHEGLASFFESSKMARWSGVGVVDRDRIGYYRVLEGDPIRGGIEFIVSDLGFTIEGMLGNQLPAYGQAWALTHFLFHERFDQLIKFYREIQSIDIEVTDGESLKAKAEKLVSTFDECFGDRTTLELEWRRYMRSLRTDMERLAEEIR; encoded by the coding sequence ATGAGATCCTGCGTCCATTTCTTTTCGAACATTGCCGTTCACGCGGCATTCATTTGTTGTGCGGCTCTCTTCCTTTCGTTAAATCCGTGCCGAGCGGATTACACACTCTACACACTTCCCGGCAGCGATCTGTCGATCATGCTCGAGGGCAGTGTGACTTACAATCCCGGCGGAACCGCCACGCACCGACATCCGCGCGGATCGCTTTACTTTAACGCCAAAGACATCCAGGTCCTGAAACTGCCCACGACCGAAGCCGTGTTTGCCAAGAAGCTGCGTGAGGCGACGCAAAGCAAGGATGTCGACACGATGCTCGAAACCGCCAAATGGGCGCTGCACAATGGATTGCTTGACGAGTGCAAAACGCTGCTCAGTGCCGCTTGGAAATTGGACTCTAGCCACGCGAAAATCCGCAAACTCGCGGGATTGATGTACTATCTGAATCGTCCGGTCACCAACAACTCGACGATCGAAGCCAGTGCTCGCGAATTGGTCGGCGGCAAATCGATGCAGCTGTCCCGCAGCAAGCACTTTTTCTTGTTGCATGATGGCGACAACGAGAAGGATCCTCGTACGCGAAAAACGCGTCCGGAAATGCGATTGGAACTGCTCGAAAAGGTTTACGAATCGTATTTCCTGACGTTTGCTTTTGAGGGTTTGTTCCTGCGTCCACCGACCGACCCGTTGGCCGTTGTGCTGTTTAGCCAACATGCCGATTTCATGCAGATGGAAAAACGGCTGGGAATGGGATTGCGACAAGTCGCAGGGTTCTATCTGCCCAAAGAAAACATTTCGATCTTTTACGATTCCGGCACCACCCCCATGTTTCAACAGCTGCAAAAGTTGAACGAAATGTTTGATGGAATGGAAAAAGACATCCGCCGAAATCGAGTGCAGGGCGGCGGCGAGCTGATCCGGTTCGCCAACACAATCGAACTGCTCATTGACATCGAGCGGGAAAGCGAAGACATCAGCGTCGTATCGCACGAAGCGGTCCATCAATTGGCAGGCAATACCGATCTGTTCCCCAGCGATGGCGTGTTTGTGCGTTGGGTTCACGAAGGGCTGGCGTCGTTTTTCGAGTCTTCCAAGATGGCACGCTGGAGCGGTGTGGGGGTCGTCGACCGAGACCGTATTGGATACTACCGTGTTCTCGAGGGCGATCCCATTCGCGGTGGCATTGAGTTCATTGTCTCTGATCTCGGTTTTACCATCGAAGGCATGCTGGGCAATCAATTGCCGGCCTATGGCCAAGCTTGGGCGCTGACCCATTTCTTGTTTCACGAACGATTTGATCAGCTGATCAAATTCTATCGCGAGATCCAGAGTATCGACATCGAGGTTACGGACGGCGAATCGCTCAAAGCAAAAGCCGAGAAGTTGGTCAGCACGTTTGACGAGTGCTTCGGCGATCGCACCACGCTTGAACTGGAATGGCGGCGATACATGCGGTCGCTGCGAACCGACATGGAACGATTGGCCGAGGAAATTCGATGA